In one Streptomyces sp. NBC_01241 genomic region, the following are encoded:
- the tpg gene encoding telomere-protecting terminal protein Tpg, giving the protein MAGEIDEAIERADRESFTRQPPKTLKGQIGYLIRQLGSAKAVAQEIGVTADSVNRYRRGARKHARPDVAAKINDAARQRWQPQVRKRRQQQAATTTGITVETRARFGYTASIGTTDDGRFRRLTVHLPPAYAQRLFDARNTGAGDQQMRQIIAEGLKEIYFQDGGARAMGLSDVTLNDIDYLDLDY; this is encoded by the coding sequence GTGGCCGGAGAGATCGACGAGGCGATCGAGCGGGCCGACCGGGAGAGCTTCACCCGCCAGCCGCCCAAGACCCTCAAGGGCCAGATCGGCTACCTGATCCGGCAGTTGGGCAGCGCCAAGGCCGTTGCGCAGGAAATCGGGGTCACCGCCGACTCCGTCAACCGCTACCGGCGCGGCGCCCGCAAACACGCCCGCCCCGACGTCGCCGCCAAGATCAACGACGCCGCACGGCAGCGCTGGCAGCCCCAGGTCCGCAAACGCCGACAGCAACAAGCCGCCACCACCACCGGGATCACCGTGGAGACCAGGGCCCGCTTCGGGTACACCGCATCCATCGGCACGACCGACGACGGGCGCTTCCGCCGCCTCACCGTGCACCTCCCCCCGGCGTACGCGCAGCGCCTCTTCGACGCCCGCAACACTGGCGCCGGCGACCAGCAGATGCGCCAGATCATCGCCGAAGGACTCAAAGAGATCTACTTCCAGGACGGCGGAGCCCGCGCTATGGGGCTCTCCGACGTCACCCTCAACGACATCGACTACCTCGACCTCGACTACTGA